The Zobellia alginiliquefaciens genome contains a region encoding:
- the infA gene encoding translation initiation factor IF-1: MAKQAAIEQDGSIIEALSNAMFRVELENGHVVTAHISGKMRMHYIKLLPGDKVKLEMSPYDLSKARITYRY, encoded by the coding sequence ATGGCTAAACAAGCAGCAATAGAACAAGACGGGTCTATAATTGAAGCATTGTCAAATGCAATGTTCAGAGTTGAGTTAGAAAATGGGCATGTAGTTACGGCTCACATTTCGGGAAAGATGCGTATGCATTATATTAAGTTACTTCCTGGAGATAAGGTGAAATTGGAAATGAGTCCTTATGACTTGTCCAAAGCTAGAATTACATACAGATATTAG
- the ykgO gene encoding type B 50S ribosomal protein L36, with the protein MKVRASVKKRSADCKIVRRKGRLYVINKKNPRFKQRQG; encoded by the coding sequence ATGAAAGTAAGAGCATCAGTTAAAAAAAGAAGTGCCGACTGCAAGATTGTACGCAGAAAGGGCAGGTTGTACGTAATCAACAAAAAGAATCCTAGATTTAAACAAAGACAAGGATAG
- the rpsM gene encoding 30S ribosomal protein S13, translating to MARIAGVDIPKQKRGVIALTYIFGVGRSRAKEILEIAQVSEDTKVSDWNDDEIGRIRDAVSSFTIEGELRSETQLNIKRLMDIGCYRGIRHRSGLPLRGQRTKNNSRTRKGKRKTVANKKKATK from the coding sequence ATGGCAAGAATTGCAGGTGTAGACATACCAAAACAGAAAAGGGGCGTAATTGCATTGACCTATATTTTTGGTGTCGGTAGAAGTAGGGCTAAAGAAATCTTAGAGATTGCCCAAGTTAGTGAAGATACTAAAGTATCTGATTGGAACGATGATGAGATTGGTCGTATCAGGGATGCTGTTTCTTCTTTTACTATAGAAGGTGAGTTACGTTCTGAAACGCAGCTTAATATTAAGCGTTTGATGGATATAGGTTGTTACCGTGGTATTCGTCACAGATCTGGTCTTCCACTTAGAGGGCAGCGTACAAAGAATAACTCTAGGACCAGAAAAGGGAAGAGAAAAACTGTAGCCAACAAGAAAAAGGCAACTAAATAA
- the rpsD gene encoding 30S ribosomal protein S4, which translates to MARYTGPKSKIARKFGEAIFGDDKSFEKKNYPPGQHGNARRRGKKSEYAVQLMEKQKAKYTYGILEKQFRNIFATAKRKEGVTGEVLLQLCESRLDNVVFRMGISPSRRGARQLVSHRHITVNGELVNIPSYSLKPGDVVGVREKSKSLQAIQDSLAANSKVYEWITWNTAKSEGAFVTVPERLQIPENIKEQLIVELYSK; encoded by the coding sequence ATGGCAAGATATACAGGACCAAAGAGTAAAATCGCCCGTAAGTTTGGCGAAGCAATTTTCGGAGATGACAAATCTTTCGAAAAAAAGAATTATCCTCCAGGACAACATGGTAACGCAAGGCGTAGAGGTAAGAAATCTGAATACGCTGTTCAGTTGATGGAAAAGCAGAAAGCTAAATATACCTATGGTATTTTAGAAAAGCAATTTAGAAATATTTTTGCCACTGCTAAGAGAAAAGAAGGTGTTACCGGTGAAGTATTACTTCAATTGTGTGAGTCTCGTTTAGATAACGTAGTATTCCGTATGGGAATATCTCCATCAAGAAGAGGAGCGAGACAGTTAGTATCTCACAGACATATTACAGTAAATGGAGAGTTGGTAAACATACCTTCTTATTCATTAAAGCCAGGAGATGTTGTAGGTGTGCGTGAAAAGTCTAAATCTTTACAGGCCATACAAGATTCACTAGCTGCTAATAGTAAAGTTTACGAGTGGATAACTTGGAATACGGCTAAGAGTGAAGGTGCGTTTGTTACCGTTCCGGAAAGACTTCAAATTCCAGAGAATATCAAAGAACAGTTAATAGTTGAGCTTTACTCTAAATAA
- the rplQ gene encoding 50S ribosomal protein L17, whose amino-acid sequence MRHGKKVNHLGRKTAHRKAMLANMACSLIEHKRINTTVAKAKALKQFVEPLITKSKAENNVSAEKGTHNRRIVFKNLRDKVAVTELFSTVAEKVADRPGGYTRIIKLGNRLGDNADMAMIELVDFNELYNAGKAKKKTTRRSRRSGGKSEETAKVDAKETQTPPVVAEDTEAKAQTDTAAKTDDSEE is encoded by the coding sequence ATGAGACACGGTAAAAAAGTCAATCATTTAGGACGTAAGACAGCGCATAGAAAAGCGATGTTGGCCAATATGGCATGTTCCTTGATCGAGCACAAAAGAATAAATACGACTGTGGCGAAGGCTAAGGCGTTAAAACAATTTGTTGAGCCTTTGATTACAAAATCAAAAGCTGAGAACAATGTATCTGCTGAAAAGGGAACGCACAACAGACGTATCGTTTTCAAAAACCTTAGAGATAAGGTAGCTGTTACTGAATTGTTCAGTACAGTTGCTGAAAAGGTTGCTGACAGACCAGGAGGTTATACAAGAATTATTAAGCTTGGTAATCGTTTGGGAGATAACGCTGATATGGCAATGATTGAGTTGGTTGATTTTAACGAACTATACAACGCTGGTAAAGCCAAAAAGAAAACTACTAGAAGAAGTAGAAGAAGTGGAGGCAAATCGGAAGAAACTGCTAAAGTTGATGCTAAAGAAACTCAGACACCACCAGTGGTCGCTGAAGATACTGAAGCAAAGGCTCAGACTGACACTGCAGCTAAAACAGACGATTCAGAAGAATAA
- a CDS encoding DNA-directed RNA polymerase subunit alpha: MALFNFQKPDKVIMIDSSDFEGKFEFRPLEPGYGLTVGNALRRVLLSSLEGHAITSVRMDGVEHEFSVVSGIVEDVTEIILNLKQVRFKKQIEDSEAEVVSISVSGKEQLTAGDFQKFISGYQVLNPDLVICNMDSKVNINMEIVIDKGRGYVPADENKKSNAALGTIAIDSIFTPIKNVKYSIENFRVEQKTDYEKLVFEIVTDGSIHPKDALTEGAKVLIHHFMLFSDERITLEADEIAQTETYDEESLHMRQLLKTKLVDMDLSVRALNCLKAAEVDTLGDLVSFNKNDLMKFRNFGKKSLTELEELVINKGLSFGMDLSKYKLDKD, translated from the coding sequence ATGGCATTATTTAATTTTCAGAAACCCGATAAAGTAATAATGATCGATTCTTCGGATTTCGAAGGGAAGTTCGAATTTCGTCCTTTGGAGCCCGGTTATGGATTGACTGTTGGGAACGCACTAAGAAGAGTGTTGCTTTCGTCATTAGAAGGCCATGCGATTACCTCTGTGAGAATGGATGGTGTGGAACATGAGTTTTCAGTTGTTTCTGGCATAGTAGAAGATGTTACGGAAATAATATTGAATCTTAAACAAGTACGTTTTAAGAAACAAATAGAAGATTCTGAAGCGGAAGTAGTTTCAATTTCTGTAAGCGGAAAAGAGCAGTTGACCGCTGGTGATTTTCAGAAATTCATTTCTGGTTACCAAGTGTTGAATCCGGATTTAGTTATCTGTAATATGGATTCTAAAGTGAACATCAATATGGAAATAGTTATAGACAAAGGTCGTGGCTATGTTCCTGCGGATGAGAACAAGAAATCAAATGCTGCTTTAGGTACGATTGCTATAGATTCTATATTTACGCCTATTAAAAACGTAAAATATAGTATTGAAAACTTTCGTGTAGAGCAAAAGACAGATTACGAAAAATTGGTTTTTGAAATCGTTACAGATGGCTCAATACATCCAAAAGATGCGTTGACAGAAGGTGCAAAGGTTTTGATACATCACTTTATGTTGTTTTCTGATGAGCGAATTACATTAGAGGCCGATGAGATTGCACAGACCGAAACATATGATGAAGAATCACTTCATATGCGCCAGCTGTTGAAAACTAAATTGGTAGATATGGATCTTTCCGTACGTGCCTTGAACTGTTTGAAAGCTGCAGAAGTAGATACATTGGGAGATTTGGTTTCTTTCAATAAGAATGACTTGATGAAATTCAGAAACTTCGGTAAAAAGTCCTTAACGGAATTAGAAGAATTGGTTATCAATAAGGGGCTTAGCTTCGGGATGGACCTTTCAAAATATAAATTAGATAAAGATTAA
- the carA gene encoding glutamine-hydrolyzing carbamoyl-phosphate synthase small subunit → MKYQSRKKALLLLADGTIFYGKSVGDKDGTAFGEVCFNTGMTGYQEIFTDPSYFGQIMVTTNAHIGNYGTVAEEVESDSVKISGLVCRNFSYNYSRSRADKSLESFLNENELFAISDVDTRALVSYIRDNGAMNAVISTDVDNIEELKTKLAKVPSMEGLELASSVSTSEPYFYGDENAPMKIAALDIGIKKNILRNLAKRGGYIKVFPYNASFEEMEAWGADGYFISNGPGDPEPLSDAIQTAKGMISSGKPVFGICLGHQIIALANGVSTYKMHNGHRGINHPILNILTGKGEITSQNHGFAINREETEKNENLEITHVHLNDQTVAGIRIKDKDVFSVQYHPEASAGPHDAEYLFDQFFDLIEKNSNVMA, encoded by the coding sequence ATGAAGTACCAATCCCGAAAGAAAGCATTGTTATTATTGGCCGATGGCACCATATTTTATGGTAAGTCAGTAGGAGATAAAGATGGAACTGCATTTGGAGAAGTTTGTTTTAATACAGGTATGACAGGATATCAGGAGATATTTACCGATCCATCATACTTTGGTCAGATAATGGTGACCACAAATGCCCATATTGGTAACTATGGAACCGTAGCAGAAGAGGTAGAGTCAGATTCGGTAAAAATATCAGGTTTAGTTTGTAGAAACTTTAGTTATAATTACTCGCGGTCTAGAGCGGACAAGAGTCTTGAAAGTTTTCTTAACGAAAATGAGCTATTTGCCATATCAGATGTTGATACTCGTGCATTGGTGAGTTACATTCGTGATAATGGGGCCATGAATGCAGTGATATCTACAGATGTAGATAATATTGAAGAATTAAAAACAAAATTGGCAAAGGTACCAAGTATGGAAGGTTTGGAGCTGGCTTCAAGCGTTTCAACTTCTGAGCCTTATTTCTATGGTGATGAAAATGCACCTATGAAAATTGCCGCCTTAGATATAGGTATTAAGAAGAATATTTTACGGAACCTTGCTAAGCGAGGCGGGTATATAAAGGTTTTTCCTTATAATGCCTCCTTTGAAGAAATGGAAGCTTGGGGTGCAGATGGGTATTTTATTTCTAATGGCCCAGGAGATCCAGAACCATTGTCCGATGCTATACAGACAGCAAAGGGGATGATAAGTAGTGGGAAGCCTGTTTTTGGTATTTGTTTGGGGCACCAGATAATTGCCTTGGCAAACGGGGTATCTACCTATAAAATGCATAATGGTCATAGGGGGATTAACCACCCTATTTTAAACATACTTACGGGTAAAGGTGAGATTACCTCTCAGAACCACGGTTTTGCTATAAATAGGGAAGAGACGGAGAAAAATGAGAATTTAGAAATAACACATGTTCACCTAAATGATCAAACCGTAGCGGGTATCCGAATTAAGGATAAAGATGTTTTTTCGGTGCAATACCATCCGGAAGCCAGTGCAGGACCACATGATGCTGAGTATTTGTTTGATCAATTCTTTGATTTGATCGAGAAAAATTCAAACGTTATGGCATAA
- the rpsK gene encoding 30S ribosomal protein S11 — MAKATTKSGAKAAKKRKVIVDSVGEAHVTASFNNIIISLTNKKGDVISWSSAGKMGFRGSKKNTPYAAQVAAEECSKTAHEAGLRKVKVYVKGPGNGRESAIRAVHNSGIEVTEIIDVTPMPHNGCRPPKRRRV; from the coding sequence ATGGCAAAGGCAACTACAAAATCAGGTGCAAAAGCGGCAAAGAAGCGTAAGGTAATCGTTGACTCGGTTGGTGAGGCTCACGTAACTGCATCTTTTAATAATATTATAATTTCCCTTACCAATAAGAAAGGAGATGTCATTTCTTGGTCATCTGCTGGAAAAATGGGTTTTAGGGGTTCTAAAAAGAATACTCCTTATGCTGCACAGGTAGCTGCGGAAGAGTGTTCTAAAACTGCTCATGAAGCAGGTTTAAGAAAAGTAAAGGTTTACGTTAAGGGACCTGGAAATGGAAGAGAATCTGCGATTCGTGCCGTACATAATTCTGGTATAGAAGTTACCGAAATTATTGATGTTACGCCAATGCCGCATAACGGTTGTCGTCCTCCGAAAAGAAGAAGAGTTTAA